The Streptomyces sp. NBC_00576 genome contains the following window.
ACAACAGCTACGACGGGTACGACGACGAACTCAGCCTCCCTTCGACGGAGTTTTCTGCCGTTGGTCCTCGACGTGGGGGTGCCTCTCGGGTCGTACTACGTATTCAAGGACGGGCTCGGGATGAGTGCCGTCGCCGCGCTCGGGTGGAGCAGTGCCGTCCCTGCGGTGCGGACCGGGTGGAGTGCGGCGCGGGGGCAGAAGGTCAATGCGATGGCCGCGCTCATCCTGGTGGTGAACGTTGTCGGGGTGCTGCTCAGTTTTGTCGCCGGGGATGCGCGGCTGATGCTCGTGAAGGACAGCGGGGTCAGCAGTGTCGTCGGGATCGGGGTGTTGGTGTCGGTCCGGCTGGGGCGGCCGATGATGACCGAGGGGATGAAGCCGTTCCTCATCAAGGGGGATGTCGAGCGAGCCGCCGCCTGGGAGCGGTTGGTCAGTGGGTCCCTGCGGTTTCGGCGGGCCGAGCGGACCTTCTCGGTGGTGTGGGGCGTGGCTCTGCTGGGGGAGTGCGTCGCGCGGATCGTGGGGGTCTACGTCCTCTCCGTCGACACCATGGTCTGGCTCGGCACTCTTGTGATGGTCGGGGCGATGCTGACGGCCGTTCTGGTCGGCGGTGCGCTTGCCGTTGAGCCGATGAAGCGGATGCTTCGCGATGAGGTCGCCTTGCGTCGGAATGGCGGTGCCTCGGCAGGTTCCCCTACGGATTCACGTACTGGTTGTGCTCAGGTGGTAGCTCAGGGTCGCTGACGGGGAGTCGTTCCGGGGTGAGATCAAAGGTGAGCAGAATTCATTTTCCATATCGTCTACCCACGAGTAGGCCGGGGCCATACGCTCGCCGCCATGACAGATGTGCTGCGGCGCGGCAGAGCCTCGCTGGCGTTCAGCTTTTTCGCTCAGGGCGCCGCCTTCGCGCTGCTCGTGACGCGGATCCCGGCCATCCAGGACCGGTACGGCATTTCCGACGCGATGCTGCCCCTCTTCCTCGCCGCCGTGCCGGTGCTGGCCGGGGTCGGCAGTGTCTGCGCCGAGCAGTTGGTCAAGCGGGTGCCTCCCAGTCTCGTACTGAGGTGGTCGCAGCCCGTCGTACTCCTGGCGCTGCTCGGTGTCGGCGCCGGGGACCATGTGGCCGAGGTGGCTGTGGCACTGGGCGCGTTCGGGCTGGCCGTCGGTGGGCTCGACGCCTCGATGAACATGCTCGGGGTGAGTCTGCAGCGGGCGTACGGGCGCAGCATCATGCTCGGGTTCCATGCGGCGTTCAGTCTGGGCGGGATCATCGGGGCCTCGCTTGCCTGGGCGGGCGCGCACTGGCATCTCGCCCTCTTCGTGTCCTACCTGCCTGTGGTGGCCGTGCTGGTGCCGGTCGCGCTGGTCGGAAGCCGGTGGTACGTCGATGCGCGGGACGGGGGCGGGGGGGAGCCTGACTCGGTGCCGAGTGATGCGCCCCGTGAGGGGGCCGACTCGGGCGCCCTCGTTTTCAGGATGCTGCTGCCGCTGTGCCTGGTGATGACGTTCGCCTACATCGGGGACTCGACGGTCTCCAACTGGAGTGCGAAGTATCTGCAGGACGTGCTCGGGAGTTCGGAGCAGCTCGCCACCGTCCCGTACAACGTGTACATGGTCACCACGCTCGTCGGGCGGGCCATCGGGGACGTCGGGGTGCGGAGGTTCGGGGCCGTGGCCGTCGTGCGGGCGGGGGCGGTGGTGGCGGCGCTCGGGTTCGGTGTGGTGGCCGTGGCGCCCGGGGCGTGGGTCGGGATGCTCGGGTTCACGTTGCTGGGGCTCGGGTTGTGTGTGATCGTGCCGCAGACCTTCGCCGCCGCCGGACGGTTGTTCCCCGGGGCCTCGGATGCCGCCGTCGCGCGGCTCAACATATTCAACTACGTGGGCTTCCTGATCGGTTCGCCCCTGGTGGGGGCTTTGGGTGATCTGTGGAACTACCGCGGGGCGATGCTGGTTCCGATGGTGTTGGTCCTGGTGACGTTGAGGTACGCGGGGTCGTTCGATCCGGGACTTGCCCGATACGGTGACGGGCATGAGCGGCCGCGCACAGCTGATGTGGGACGAGGCAGTAACGGGCTATGACTTCGGCCCGGATCACCCGATGGATCCGGTCCGGCTCGCCCTGACCCGGCGACTCGTCGAAGCCTTCGGGCTAGACCGGGAAGTGGACGTGGTCTCGGCGAAGCCCGCCGGGGAGTCGACGCTGAGGCTTGTGCACCGTGAGGACTACATCGAGGCGGTCAAGGCCGCGTCCGCCGATCCGGGGGCGGCCGACGCGGCGTACGGGCTGGGGACCGTCGACGATCCCGCCTTCGCCGGGATGCACGAGGTGTCCGCGTTGATCGCGGGGCAGTCGGTGGGGGCCGCCGAGGCGGTGTGGCGTGGGGAGGCGATGCACGCCGTCAACTTCGCGGGCGGCCTGCACCATGCGATGCCCGGGGGCGCGTCCGGGTTCTGCATCTACAACGACGCCTCGTTGGCCATCGCCCGGCTGCTGGAGCTGGGGGCCGAGCGGGTCGCCTATGTGGATGTGGACGTGCATCACGGGGACGGCGTCCAGGCCGCGTTCTGGGAGGATCCGCGGGTTCTGACGATCTCGCTGCACGAGCATCCGCGCACCCTGTTCCCGCAGACCGGGTGGCCCGAGGAGACAGGGGCGGAGGGTCCCGCAGCGGGGAGTGCCGTCAACGTCGCGCTGCCGGCCGGGACCGGGGACGCCGGGTGGCTGCGGGCCTTTCACGCGGTCGTGCCCGAGCTGATCGCCGACTTCCGGCCGCAGGTGATCGTCACCCAGCACGGGGCCGACACCCACTTCGAGGATCCGCTCGCGCACCTCGCCGTGTCGTTGGACGCGCAGCGGGCGGTACAGATCGCCTGTCACGACCTCGCGCACGAGTACGCCGACGGGAAGTGGGTCGCCCTGGGCGGGGGCGGATACGCGGTGGTGGAGGTCGTACCGCGGTCCTGGACGCACCTGGTGGCGATCGCGGCGGGGCGGGCCGTCGAGCCCACGGCCGTGATTCCGGAGGGGTGGCGGCAGGAAGTCTTCGCGCGTACGCGGCAGTTGGCGCCGGCGCGGATGACCGACGGGCGGTGGCCGGTGACTTGGGCGGACTGGGAGGCGGGATACGACCCCGCTGACCGGTTGGATCAGGCGGTCATCGCGGCGCGCAAGGCGGTCTTTCCGCTGCGGGGACTGCTGGCGTAGGTGACGCCGGCAGTCTGTGGGGTGCGGGGGCCGACACCGGCAGCCCCGGTCTCGGGCTCGGTGCCGGTGTCGGCCCCTGTGCAGGTCCTGCGCCTGGCGTCAGGTGCACACGCCCGTGCCGGACGCCTCCACGTCGCCGACCTCGCCGTACCACTGCACGCAGTAGCCACGGGAGTCGTAGTACACCGGGCCCGCGTACGTGAAGTAGTCGTCGGCGTCCGCGACCGGTGTGGTCTCGTGGCCGGCGAGCACGTTGAGCTCGATGCCGATGTGGATGCGGGGACCGGCCGTGTTGCGGATGGTCACCGCGCAGCTCTTGCTCTCCGCCTCGTTCCAGGTGACGTAGATCCGGCCGACGCGGCCGACCGCCGTGGTGGCGACGACTTTGTATCCGGGGCCGCAGAGGTCGTCGTACCCGCCGGCTGACGCGGCGGACGCCGGGGCCGCGGTGGCGAACGTGGCGCCGAGGGCGGCGAGAGCGGTGACGGACGCGAGAGCGGCGTTGGTGGCGGTTCTACGACGGGACAGCTTCATGGTGTTCCCCCTGTGGTGATGATCTCTGTAGTGATGGTCAACTGGCGCTCGGTGCGCACGTGTTGTGAGACGTGGCTGTCGCCGGGAGAGTTGTAGGTGTTCCTGTCACTGTTCCGTCATCAGTGTCACCGTTGTCACGAGCGCCGCCCGGGGCGTCGGCGAGCGAGGGTCGCGTGATTACGCCAACTGTGGGGTGTTCCCTGCATTCTGGGCATCCGGGGCGGGTGACTGCGCCAGCATCGTTGACGTGTTGAGTGCCGGGGCGTTGCGTGCCCATCTGCTGGCCGCCCGTCTCGCCGGGCCCGTGGCCACCTCGCGGGAGGAGAGTCTGCGGAGTTATCGGCTCTTCGCCGCCCGCGATCCCAGGGTGCTGATCGGACTCGATCCCGAATGGACTTGGCGGCAGCAGGATCTGATCGGGTTGATGGCCGACCGATGTGGGGTCTCGGCCGATCCGCGGTGCGTCACCGGATGTGATGTGATCGATCCGGAACGGACGCTCGTGGCCCTCGACGCCTTCGCCGAGCGACTCTCCGCAGCCGCCCGGCACAGGGTTCCCGTGCTCCTGGGCACCGGTCACCCGCACCGACTGCTCGGTTTCTACGCCGCGTTGGCGGACGCTCTGTCGGCGGCGGGATGTACTGTCCTCACCCCGGCGCAGGGTAGCTCTGTCGACATAACGACCCGGTTCGGTCTACGCACGTACAACCTTGACTACGTACGAGGAGTCGCGTTCGTACGGGAACCGGGCGCCCTGGCCGCCGGGCGTGAGCCCGGCGCACACACGCACTCTCCCCTCCCGGTTCGGACCGTTCTGGCCGCCGCCGTCGAGGCCGGCGGGACGCTCCCAGAGCTGGTGATCGGGGACCACGGGTGGGTCTGCGGTGCAGGTCAACTGGGGTTCGAGGCCATCGGGCTGGCCGATACGGACGATCCCGCACTCTTCGTAGGAGAGGCGGAGGGGCGCGTGTCGGTCGTCGTTCCACTTGATGACGCTGTGCGGTCTGATTACTACCGGCCGATTACCCGCTACGTACTCAATCGAGCGTGTCTGTCACAGTAGGCCGCCGATGGGTGCACCTCTTCCCCACTCGCATCACCCGCCCCTACATTGGGGAGTGAGCACGCAGCGACGAAGAGTCACCGGAAGGGGAAGCCGGTGGCCAGTCGAGTGCGGAAGGTTCAGGTGTGTCATGGCTGCAGCTGGCGAGAGGCCTCTGAACGAGGTCCAGTTCCTAACCGTGGCGGAAGTCGCCTCGGTGATGCGAGTGTCGAAGATGACCGTGTACCGCTTGGTGCACAGCGGTCATCTGCCCGCGATCCGGGTGGGACGTTCGTTCCGCGTCCCGGAGCAAGCGGTTCACGAGTACCTGCGCGAGAGCTATGTGGGGGTGGAGACAGCCTGACGGCGGTCGAGGGGGGATGGTCGGGGACCCTCAGGGCTTCACCGGGTCCCCCCTGATCTCCTCTGATCTCCTCGATTGCCCTCGATTACAACCTCAGCGCTCGGACGGGTAGGCTGGCCCCTTGTAGGTCGTATGGGCCCATGGCGCCCAACGCCGAGTGATGAGAAGTGAGCGAGGGTAGTCGTGGGCTCTGTTATCAAGAAGCGGCGCAAGCGGATGGCCAAGAAGAAGCACCGCAAGCTGCTGAAGCGCACGCGCGTTCAGCGTCGCAACAAGAAGTAGTCGGTCCGATCAAGAGATCGGGACTGCTACTCCTCCGCGACGCTGCGAGAGCGCGAGCGAGAGTGTGAAGGCTGTGGCCCCCCACTGGTTTCCGGTGGGGGGCCACAGTCGTATTAGCTTGTGCGTACGCCTGTGCGGCACATGGCTGGGTCTGGTCATACGTATGGAGTCCTCGTGACTTCATGCATCGGGTGGTCATCACAGCGCAACAACAACCCGCTAGGTTGGGCTCCACACGGGAAACACGGCTGGAAGGAAGGCGCTGATCTTGGGCAAGGTCGTGCTCGTGACCGGGGTGGCCCGTCAACTGGGGGGCCGGTTCGTACGACGGATCCAGCGTGACCCCCAGGTGGACCGGGTCATCGCGGTGGACGCCGTTCCGCCCGAGCACCATCTGGGCGGCGCCGACTTCATCCAGGCCGACATCCGGCAGCCCACCATCGCGCGGGTGCTCGCCGAGACGAACGCCGACACGGTCGTGCACCTGGACGTGACGGGCATAGCGCTGGGCACTGGCAGCCGGGTCACGGTCAAGGAGACCAACGTCATCGGCACCATGCAGTTGCTGGGTGCCTGCCAGAAGTCGCCCGCCGTGAAGCGGCTGGTCGTGAAGTCCAGTACGAACGTGTACGGGTCTGCGCCCCGGGATCCTGCGGTCTTCACCGAGACCACCTCGCCCAAGTCGCTGCCCAGCGGCGGCTTCGCCAAGGACGCGGTGGAGGTGGAGGGGTACGTGCGGGGGTTCGCGCGGCGGCGGCCCGACGTCGCCGTGGCCGTGCTGCGCTTCGCCAACATCCTGGGGCCGACCGCGGACTCGCCGCTCGCCCAGTACTTCGGTATGCCGGTCCTGCCGACCGTGTTCGGCTACGACCCCCGGCTCCAGTTCGTGCACGAGGACGACGTGATCGAGGTTCTGCGCATCGCCTCGCACGACCCGGAGCGTGGAACGCTCAACAGCGGCACGTTCAACATCGCCGGCGACGGAGTTCTGCTGCTGTCGCAGTGCTCCCGGCGGCTCGGCCGTCCCACCGTGCCGCTGCTGCTGCCCGCGGTCACCTGGGCCGGCTCGCTGGTGCGTACGCTGGGCATGACGGACTTCTCGCCGGAGCAGATCCGGTTGCTCACGCACGGCCGGGTCGTGGCGACGAACCAGATGCGCGAGACGCTGGGCTACCAGCCGAAGTTCACGACCGCCGAGACGTTCGAGGACTTCGCGCGTGTCCGCGGTCCCGGGCTGCTGCCGCCGGCAGCCATCGCGGGGGTCGTCGACCGGATCGCCGCGCTGCCCTTCGCACCCTTCGCGGGCAGTGGTGGTACCCCGGCCACGACAGGCGGGACGGGCACGACGACCGGGACAGCCGCAACAGCGACCTGACGGAGACAGCCCACCGACGCAGAGCGCCAACCGAGGAGCGCATCAACGATGGCGGATGCCAAGGTCATTCCGTTCGACGACGACAGGTCCCGCGCGGGCACCGCCGCGCGGCCGTCGCGCCGCCGGAGCGCGGGGAGCAGCCGGCGCAAGGGCGAACCGGCGGTGATTCGCGAGGTCCAGCCCCTGCCGGGACGAGCCCGCCCGCAGGATGATGTTCAGGTGACACGAGAGCAACAGCCGCCCCAGGAGTCCCAGGATCAGCCCGGGCACCAGTCCCCGTCGCCCGCCCCGGACGGCGGTGTCGTCGGCAACCTGGAGCGGCGTGTCGCGGGCGGCCTGTCCTTCCTGCGGCGCCGGCTCACCGGGGACTACGAGATCGACGAATTCGGCTACGACGCCGAGCTCACCGACCAGGTCCTGATGTCGCTGGTGCGCCCGCTGTACGAGAAGTACTTCCGGGTCGAGGTCAAGGGCATCGAGAACATCCCGGCCGAGGGCGGCGCCCTGATCGTCGCCAACCACTCCGGGACGCTGCCGTTGGACGGCCTGATGATGCAGGTCGGCGTGCACGACAACCATCCGGCGGGCCGCCATCTCCGGCTCCTCGCGGCGGATCTGGTCTTCATGCTCCCGGTGGTCAACGAACTGGCCCGCAAGGCCGGCCACACTCTGGCCTGCGCCGAGGACGCGGAACGGCTCCTGGAGCGCGGCGAACTGGTCGGCGTGATGCCGGAGGGCTTCAAGGGCATCGGCAAGCCGTTCAGCGATCGGTACAAGCTGCAGCGCTTCGGGCGCGGCGGCTTCGTGTCGACGGCACTGCGGCAAGGTGCGCCGATCATCCCGTGCTCGATCGTCGGGGCGGAGGAGATCTACCCGATGATCGGCAACGCCAAGACCCTGGCCCGGGTGCTTGGCATCCCGTACTTCCCGATCACCCCTACGTTCCCGTGGCTGGGCCCGCTGGGCGGGATCCCGCTTCCCACGAAGTGGACGATCCAGTTCGGCGAGCCGATCCGTACGGACGGCTATCCGCCGGAGGCGGCCGAGGATCCGATGCTGATGTTCAACCTGACGGACCAGGTCAGGGAACAGATCCAGCACACCCTCTACAAGCTGCTGGTGCAGCGGCGGTCTGTGTTCTTCTGACGCACGTGTTCTTCCGTCGTGCCGTTCTTCCGTCGTACCGCCGACTGCTCTAGCTCGCGTCCTCGCTGTCGATGCCCAGGCCGGGCAGCAGGCCCGGCAGGAGCGGCGGGAGCGTGACGTCCGGTTCGGCGCTCGACGGGGTGGTCGTCGACGGGGACGCCGTGCCGCTGTCCTGTGGCGGGTCGAGGAGGCCGCCGGTGTTGCCGCCGAGCAGGCCGTCGCTACTGGTGCCCGAGGCGGACGGCTTGGGGTTGCCGCTGCTGGACTCGCGCCCGCCGACGGAGTCGCCGCCGGGGCTGCTGGGCGCGGCCGACCGGTCGGAACCGGACGAACTCGTGCCCGACTGCGGTCCGGAGCTCTGCCGTTGGCCTCCGCCACCACCGTGTCCGCCTCCGCCTCCGCCGCTCCGGGAGGGAGGCTGCGGAAGCAGGGACTGGAGCGGGGCGACCTCTTGGTCTATGGCGTCGAAGACCGACGACACCTCCTGGCTCACGTCCCCGAGCTGCACCGGGAGACGTTCGCGCAGGGCGCCCCACGCCTCGCGGTGGGAACGGGAGAAGGTGTCCAGAGCCTGGATGGGGCCCAGGGAGTCCGGATCGTGCCGGTACGCGTCGTGCAGCAGGCGGTGCCCCTCCGAGGCGTCGTGCTGCATGCCGGACAGAGCGCGGCGGATCTCGCCGAGCGACTCGTGGTCGAGCTGGCCGGCGCGGTCGCGCTCCATCAGTCGGCGCGCCTCGCTGAGCCGCGTCGAGGCCTGGTCCAGGTAGACCTTGCCTCGCTCGCCGTCGCCGTCGGCCAGGTAGTTGAGCTTGATGTCCTCGATGCCGCGCTTGAGGCCGTACAGCGAGTCACCTGGCAGGGCGTCGGAACTGGCGGCGGCGACACCCCCGAAAGCTCCCGCCGCCACGCCCACGCTGAGCCCGCCCGCGGCGAGACCCTTCGTGAGCCGTGAACGGGGTCGCAACTTCCCCAGCCCACTCGCCCGGTGGCTGGCCCTCGCCCTGGAGCGCTGCTCGGGCACCAAAGGGTTCGCCGCCCCGCCTCCCGGCACGGTGCCGTCCCGCAGCATGGCCTCCATCGCGGCCACCAGCTGGGCCCGGTGGACGACCTTGACCGCGGGGTCGAGCACCGGCTTGGGCAGCTCGCCGAGACCGGTCGCGAGGGCCACCAGGCGGCTCGGTTCGGTCCGTTCCGCCCGGGGATCCACCTGGTGGTCCGCCCGGTGGTCGGCCTGTTCCGCGACAGCCGGGGCCGACTCCGGGGCAGGGTCCGGTGCCGGTCCTTCGGGCTGCTCGGCCGCCGAGTCCCGGTCGGACAGCTCCTCCAGGGCCTGGGCGAAGGCGTTCGCCCGCCGGTGCGCCGAAACGTTCGCGATCACTGGCGGCACCTCCTCTCGTCATGACGGTCGGCTCCCCAGGGGGTCCTGAGGGTTGCACAACCCTGACCACATCGTCGATCAGGTGATCGAAGACGGCCAGGGAGTGACCACAGGGAGCCTGTATCCCGCACAACGAGTGGCGCGGCACTTGGGTTACGGACGGCGGATGATCGGACCGCGAACTCAACGGACTTTCACCGAAGGTGAGTTGGCGATCGCGGAGTGTGCGAATTCCGAGCGGGTGGAAGCCGGCCGGGGCGGGGCGGAGGCCGCGGTGCGGGGGAGGCGGTGCGACGCGAGATGCGGTGCGGGGTGCGCCAGGTGGCTCGTCGGGCCTGGGCGCGGCGCGGAGAGGTGCCGGGGGTGTGCGCGGAGTACCTCGTATGGTGCTCAGCGCGCGTCTTCCGGGAGGAGCCGGGCGAGTGTGCGGACGGCGCGGTACTGGAGGGTCTTGATGGCGCCCTCGTTCTTGCCCATCACTCGGGCGGTCTCGGCGACGGACAGCCCCTGGAGGAAACGCAGCGTCACGCACTCCTGCTGCTGGGGGTTGAGTCGTTTTACGGCGTCGAGGAGAGCGGCGTTCGAGAGGGACTCCAGGACGGAGTCCTCCGGTGAGCGCTCGACCTCGTTGGCGTCCAGCATCTCGCCTGTGGTCACTTCGAGCCGGAAACGGCTGGACTTGAAGTGGTCGGCGACGAGGTTGCGGGCGATGGTGACGAGCCAGGCGCCGAAGTCACGGCCCTGCCAGGTGAAGGTTCCGATGCGGCGCAGGGCGCGCAGGAATGTCTCGCTCGTCAGGTCCTCGGCGGTGGCCTTTCCTCCCACTCGGTAGTAGATGTACCGGTACACAGTGTCGCTGTACTGGTCGTAAAGGCGGCCGAAGGCGTCGGCCTCGCCGGCCTGTGCTCGCTCGACAAGGTCCATCATGCGGGCGCTGTCACTGTCCGCAGCGGGGCGGCGAGTGGTGGCGGCGCCGGCGCCGGCCGCGCGGCCTCGTCTGCCGACCGCGGCGGTGCCGTCGGCCAGTGCGTAGCACGGGCCGATTGGTGCGGCGGTGGCGAATGCGGGGACGGCGTACGCGGTGGGGACGAAGCCGCGCAACAGGTCTAGGACCGTTGCGCGCAGCGTAGCCAGGCCCGAGGCGTCAACCCCGACGTGTGGGTACACGGGACTCCCAGAGGCAGAGCTTCCATCACGTGCAGTGCGGGACCGTTCACCCGTCGTGGCGACGGAGGGGTACCGGTTTGCGTCTGAGGAGAATAACGCTTCGTACAGGCGCTGCTACACCCGGTTGCTCAAATCATCGATTACGTCGCTTCTGTTACCTATTGACGCCCGTTCAAGTGCCGCAGTGTGACAGGTTGTTGATCGATAAAGGCCGAGTTGAGCTCCGCTCGGGGCGTGTTGTGGCTGTGTACGGCCAACGGGACTGATGGAGGGGTTACGGGGGTGCGGTTGGGCGAATGGTTGTTTCTTCGCCCCCGCCGCCCCTACCCGTCCCATCCTGAACCTGGGGGCTGCGCCCCCAGACCCCCGCGCCGGCCCTGAACGGGCCTTGTCCTCAAGCGCCGGACGGGCTGGAGATGCGGGCCGGAGCTCGAAGGGGACCGCCCGGGCTGGCGGGGATTGCCGGTGTGTGAGGGGCGGGCCGACGTGTGAGGGGCGGACCCGGCCGGCATGGGAGGGAGACCCGGCCGGCATGGGGGCGGGCCACGGCCGGGGTGGAGGCGGGGGCGGCCGTGCTGGAGGGGGTGGCCGAGGTGTGAGGGGGGTCGGCTGTGCTGGAGGGGGTGGCCGAGGTGTGAGGGGGGTCGGCTGTGCTGGAGGGGGTGGCTGAGGTGTGAGGGGGTCGGCCGTGCTGGAGGGGGTGGCTGAGGTGTGAGGGGGGTCGGCCGTGCTGGAGGGGGTGGCTGAGGTGTGAGGGGGCGGCCGAGGTGGAGGGGTGGGTCGGCGCGTGAGGGGGGTCGGCTGTGCTGGAGGGGGCGGCCGAGGTGTGAGGGGTGGGGCCGTGCTGGAGGGGGGCGGCCGGTGTGGAGCGGTGGGTCGGCCTATGAAGGGGCCGGCCTGCTGAAGGGGGTGGTCGACGTGTGAGGGGTGGGGCCGTGTCGGAGGGGGAGTGGTCGGGGTGGGGTTGGGGCTTCTTCTGTGTGTC
Protein-coding sequences here:
- a CDS encoding VC0807 family protein translates to MTTATTGTTTNSASLRRSFLPLVLDVGVPLGSYYVFKDGLGMSAVAALGWSSAVPAVRTGWSAARGQKVNAMAALILVVNVVGVLLSFVAGDARLMLVKDSGVSSVVGIGVLVSVRLGRPMMTEGMKPFLIKGDVERAAAWERLVSGSLRFRRAERTFSVVWGVALLGECVARIVGVYVLSVDTMVWLGTLVMVGAMLTAVLVGGALAVEPMKRMLRDEVALRRNGGASAGSPTDSRTGCAQVVAQGR
- a CDS encoding MFS transporter, with product MTDVLRRGRASLAFSFFAQGAAFALLVTRIPAIQDRYGISDAMLPLFLAAVPVLAGVGSVCAEQLVKRVPPSLVLRWSQPVVLLALLGVGAGDHVAEVAVALGAFGLAVGGLDASMNMLGVSLQRAYGRSIMLGFHAAFSLGGIIGASLAWAGAHWHLALFVSYLPVVAVLVPVALVGSRWYVDARDGGGGEPDSVPSDAPREGADSGALVFRMLLPLCLVMTFAYIGDSTVSNWSAKYLQDVLGSSEQLATVPYNVYMVTTLVGRAIGDVGVRRFGAVAVVRAGAVVAALGFGVVAVAPGAWVGMLGFTLLGLGLCVIVPQTFAAAGRLFPGASDAAVARLNIFNYVGFLIGSPLVGALGDLWNYRGAMLVPMVLVLVTLRYAGSFDPGLARYGDGHERPRTADVGRGSNGL
- a CDS encoding acetoin utilization protein AcuC; the encoded protein is MSGRAQLMWDEAVTGYDFGPDHPMDPVRLALTRRLVEAFGLDREVDVVSAKPAGESTLRLVHREDYIEAVKAASADPGAADAAYGLGTVDDPAFAGMHEVSALIAGQSVGAAEAVWRGEAMHAVNFAGGLHHAMPGGASGFCIYNDASLAIARLLELGAERVAYVDVDVHHGDGVQAAFWEDPRVLTISLHEHPRTLFPQTGWPEETGAEGPAAGSAVNVALPAGTGDAGWLRAFHAVVPELIADFRPQVIVTQHGADTHFEDPLAHLAVSLDAQRAVQIACHDLAHEYADGKWVALGGGGYAVVEVVPRSWTHLVAIAAGRAVEPTAVIPEGWRQEVFARTRQLAPARMTDGRWPVTWADWEAGYDPADRLDQAVIAARKAVFPLRGLLA
- a CDS encoding spore-associated protein A, translating into MKLSRRRTATNAALASVTALAALGATFATAAPASAASAGGYDDLCGPGYKVVATTAVGRVGRIYVTWNEAESKSCAVTIRNTAGPRIHIGIELNVLAGHETTPVADADDYFTYAGPVYYDSRGYCVQWYGEVGDVEASGTGVCT
- a CDS encoding phosphatase, whose amino-acid sequence is MLSAGALRAHLLAARLAGPVATSREESLRSYRLFAARDPRVLIGLDPEWTWRQQDLIGLMADRCGVSADPRCVTGCDVIDPERTLVALDAFAERLSAAARHRVPVLLGTGHPHRLLGFYAALADALSAAGCTVLTPAQGSSVDITTRFGLRTYNLDYVRGVAFVREPGALAAGREPGAHTHSPLPVRTVLAAAVEAGGTLPELVIGDHGWVCGAGQLGFEAIGLADTDDPALFVGEAEGRVSVVVPLDDAVRSDYYRPITRYVLNRACLSQ
- a CDS encoding helix-turn-helix domain-containing protein, whose product is MAAAGERPLNEVQFLTVAEVASVMRVSKMTVYRLVHSGHLPAIRVGRSFRVPEQAVHEYLRESYVGVETA
- a CDS encoding 30S ribosomal protein bS22, coding for MGSVIKKRRKRMAKKKHRKLLKRTRVQRRNKK
- a CDS encoding NAD-dependent epimerase/dehydratase family protein, translating into MGKVVLVTGVARQLGGRFVRRIQRDPQVDRVIAVDAVPPEHHLGGADFIQADIRQPTIARVLAETNADTVVHLDVTGIALGTGSRVTVKETNVIGTMQLLGACQKSPAVKRLVVKSSTNVYGSAPRDPAVFTETTSPKSLPSGGFAKDAVEVEGYVRGFARRRPDVAVAVLRFANILGPTADSPLAQYFGMPVLPTVFGYDPRLQFVHEDDVIEVLRIASHDPERGTLNSGTFNIAGDGVLLLSQCSRRLGRPTVPLLLPAVTWAGSLVRTLGMTDFSPEQIRLLTHGRVVATNQMRETLGYQPKFTTAETFEDFARVRGPGLLPPAAIAGVVDRIAALPFAPFAGSGGTPATTGGTGTTTGTAATAT
- a CDS encoding lysophospholipid acyltransferase family protein, producing the protein MADAKVIPFDDDRSRAGTAARPSRRRSAGSSRRKGEPAVIREVQPLPGRARPQDDVQVTREQQPPQESQDQPGHQSPSPAPDGGVVGNLERRVAGGLSFLRRRLTGDYEIDEFGYDAELTDQVLMSLVRPLYEKYFRVEVKGIENIPAEGGALIVANHSGTLPLDGLMMQVGVHDNHPAGRHLRLLAADLVFMLPVVNELARKAGHTLACAEDAERLLERGELVGVMPEGFKGIGKPFSDRYKLQRFGRGGFVSTALRQGAPIIPCSIVGAEEIYPMIGNAKTLARVLGIPYFPITPTFPWLGPLGGIPLPTKWTIQFGEPIRTDGYPPEAAEDPMLMFNLTDQVREQIQHTLYKLLVQRRSVFF
- a CDS encoding DUF5667 domain-containing protein, whose product is MIANVSAHRRANAFAQALEELSDRDSAAEQPEGPAPDPAPESAPAVAEQADHRADHQVDPRAERTEPSRLVALATGLGELPKPVLDPAVKVVHRAQLVAAMEAMLRDGTVPGGGAANPLVPEQRSRARASHRASGLGKLRPRSRLTKGLAAGGLSVGVAAGAFGGVAAASSDALPGDSLYGLKRGIEDIKLNYLADGDGERGKVYLDQASTRLSEARRLMERDRAGQLDHESLGEIRRALSGMQHDASEGHRLLHDAYRHDPDSLGPIQALDTFSRSHREAWGALRERLPVQLGDVSQEVSSVFDAIDQEVAPLQSLLPQPPSRSGGGGGGHGGGGGQRQSSGPQSGTSSSGSDRSAAPSSPGGDSVGGRESSSGNPKPSASGTSSDGLLGGNTGGLLDPPQDSGTASPSTTTPSSAEPDVTLPPLLPGLLPGLGIDSEDAS
- a CDS encoding ECF subfamily RNA polymerase sigma factor, BldN family gives rise to the protein MYPHVGVDASGLATLRATVLDLLRGFVPTAYAVPAFATAAPIGPCYALADGTAAVGRRGRAAGAGAATTRRPAADSDSARMMDLVERAQAGEADAFGRLYDQYSDTVYRYIYYRVGGKATAEDLTSETFLRALRRIGTFTWQGRDFGAWLVTIARNLVADHFKSSRFRLEVTTGEMLDANEVERSPEDSVLESLSNAALLDAVKRLNPQQQECVTLRFLQGLSVAETARVMGKNEGAIKTLQYRAVRTLARLLPEDAR